The proteins below come from a single Vicugna pacos chromosome 13, VicPac4, whole genome shotgun sequence genomic window:
- the SH3D21 gene encoding SH3 domain-containing protein 21 isoform X3: MVQSELQLQPGAGGRAEAASGGDCGSDKGGLGNPHKPSVSLDPQRPPKLSSLTYDSPPDYLRTVSHPETYRVLFDYHPEAPDELALRRGDEVKVLRKTTEDKGWWEGESQGRRGVFPDNFVLPPPPIKKLAPRKVVSRESAPIKELKKMMPKTAFPTVKKLVTAPTGPSKAKPSWTPSGDGQKRPSRNSRPALTGSSGSFLSGGPGHPGRRRSKIQASQQRSAANQGEEQSSLTKAPHVNKTLTLDKAPCPENTPSLDKAPGPEETPSLDKAPGQEKTPSLDKAPGPEETPSLDKAPGPEETPSQDKAPGPEETPSQDKAPRPEETPSLDKAPGPEETPSQDKAPGPEETPSQDKAPSPEETLTPDKVATLEETPALEDDTPSPDRVFSVHEAPASEVPPEDGAPHPKMAPLEDEASTLGKFLTQEQVLSEGASTRDNTQLYHFSSEEALPNARSLEAGEAQSQEEFHMPEEPSLCVGKHPLDKRDSSPLQCESKSKPGSMPALEKAHPQEEAAILLGEAPVKDETTPKEEKAPKEEVPPEEEVPPKEVTPAQKNSHPIMLTPEPRVTSTLHSLVLQSPTDSESDRDDIKKLKNEVEALRGLLELMGVQLEKKLTDIWKELKSEREKRQLLEVLVKRRTQESRTRDSIHVQTQTH; the protein is encoded by the exons ATGGTGCAAAGTGAACTTCAGCTACAGCCCGGAGCAGGCGGACGAGCTGAAGCTGCAAGCGGGGGAGATTGTGGAAGTGATAAAGGAG GCCTTGGTAACCCACACAAGCCTTCAGTCAGCCTTGATCCCCAGAGACCTCCCAAG CTGAGCAGCCTGACCTATGACAGCCCTCCAGATTACCTGCGGACCG TTTCCCACCCTGAGACATACAGAGTCCTGTTTGACTACCATCCTGAGGCCCCAGACGAGTTGGCGCTTCGGAGGGGGGACGAAGTGAAAGTACTCAGGAAG ACCACAGAGGATAAGGGCTGGTGGGAAGGAGAGTCTCAAGGCAGAAGAGGAGTCTTCCCAGATAACTTtgttctccccccacccccg ATCAAGAAGCTGGCCCCACGGAAAGTGGTATCCCGGGAGTCAG CTCCTATTAAGGAACTCAAAAAGATGATGCCCAAAACAGCCTTCCCTACTGTCAAGAAGCTGGTGACAGCCCCCACTGGGCCCAGCAAAGCCAA GCCATCTTGGACACCCAGTGGAGACGGTCAGAAGCGCCCGTCCCGAAACTCCA GGCCTGCTCTCACAGGCTCCAGTGGCAGCTTCCTCAGTGGGGGTCCAGGCCACCCTGGCAGAAGGCGATCCAAAATCCAGGCTTCCCAGCAACGCTCTGCAGCCAATCAG GGCGAAGAGCAGAGCAGCCTCACAAAGGCCCCTCATGTGAATAAAACTCTGACTCTGGACAAGGCCCCTTGCCCAGAGAATACCCCGTCTCTGGACAAGGCCCCCGGCCCAGAGGAGACCCCGTCTCTGGACAAGGCCCCCGGCCAAGAGAAGACCCCATCTCTGGACAAGGCCCCCGGCCCAGAGGAGACCCCGTCTCTGGACAAGGCCCCCGGCCCAGAGGAGACCCCATCTCAGGACAAGGCCCCCGGCCCAGAGGAGACCCCATCTCAGGACAAGGCCCCCCGCCCAGAGGAGACCCCGTCTCTGGACAAGGCCCCCGGCCCAGAGGAGACCCCATCTCAGGACAAGGCCCCCGGCCCAGAGGAGACCCCGTCTCAGGACAAGGCCCCCAGCCCAGAGGAAACCTTGACTCCAGATAAGGTCGCTACCTTAGAGGAAACTCCAGCTCTGGAGGACGACACCCCCAGCCCAGACAGGGTCTTCTCTGTGCACGAAGCCCCAGCCTCAGAAGTCCCACCTGAAGATGGAGCCCCTCATCCAAAGATGGCCCCTCTTGAGGACGAGGCCTCCACCCTAGGCAAGTTCTTGACCCAGGAGCAGGTGCTCTCTGAAGGGGCCTCCACCAGAGACAACACTCAGTTGTATCACTTCTCTTCAGAGGAAGCCCTGCCAAATGCCAGGTCTCTTGAGGCTGGTGAGGCTCAGTCCCAAGAGGAGTTCCACATGCCAGAGGAGCCCTCCCTCTGCGTGGGGAAACATCCCCTGGATAAAAGGGACAGCTCCCCTCTccagtgtgagtccaagtccaaGCCAGGGTCCATGCCTGCCCTTGAGAAGGCCCACCCCCAGGAAGAGGCTGCCATCCTCCTGGGGGAGGCGCCTGTGAAGGATGAGACTACCCCCAAAGAGGAGAAGGCTCCCAAAGAAGAGGTACCCCCGGAAGAGGAAGTACCCCCCAAAGAAGTAACCCCTGCTCAGAAGAATTCACATCCTATCATGCTGACTCCAGAGCCCCGAGTGACCTCCACACTCCACTCCTTGGTCCTGCAAAGTCCCACAGACAGCGAAAGTGACAGAGACGACATAAAGAAGCTAAAGAACGAGGTGGAAGCTTTAAGGGGGTTGCTGGAGCTGATGGGGGTGCAGCTGGA AAAGAAGCTGACCGACATCTGGAAGGAGCTGAAGAGCGAGAGGGAGAAACGCCAGTTGCTGgag GTTCTGGTGAAGCGGAGGACTCAGGAGTCCCGGACCCGGGACTCCATCCACGTGCAGACGCAGACGCACTAA
- the SH3D21 gene encoding SH3 domain-containing protein 21 isoform X1: protein MEVLVLAGYRAQKDDELSLAPGDLVRQVCKGPVQGWLRGELRGHCGLFPECLVQEIPETLRGVGDAPRPRCARRRGRPYKSPGPQRWCKVNFSYSPEQADELKLQAGEIVEVIKEIEDGWWLGKKNGHLGAFPSNFVELLDSGPPSLGNPHKPSVSLDPQRPPKLSSLTYDSPPDYLRTVSHPETYRVLFDYHPEAPDELALRRGDEVKVLRKTTEDKGWWEGESQGRRGVFPDNFVLPPPPIKKLAPRKVVSRESAPIKELKKMMPKTAFPTVKKLVTAPTGPSKAKPSWTPSGDGQKRPSRNSRPALTGSSGSFLSGGPGHPGRRRSKIQASQQRSAANQGEEQSSLTKAPHVNKTLTLDKAPCPENTPSLDKAPGPEETPSLDKAPGQEKTPSLDKAPGPEETPSLDKAPGPEETPSQDKAPGPEETPSQDKAPRPEETPSLDKAPGPEETPSQDKAPGPEETPSQDKAPSPEETLTPDKVATLEETPALEDDTPSPDRVFSVHEAPASEVPPEDGAPHPKMAPLEDEASTLGKFLTQEQVLSEGASTRDNTQLYHFSSEEALPNARSLEAGEAQSQEEFHMPEEPSLCVGKHPLDKRDSSPLQCESKSKPGSMPALEKAHPQEEAAILLGEAPVKDETTPKEEKAPKEEVPPEEEVPPKEVTPAQKNSHPIMLTPEPRVTSTLHSLVLQSPTDSESDRDDIKKLKNEVEALRGLLELMGVQLEKKLTDIWKELKSEREKRQLLEVLVKRRTQESRTRDSIHVQTQTH from the exons ATGG AGGTGCTGGTCCTGGCCGGATATCGCGCGCAGAAGGACGACGAGCTGAGCCTGGCGCCCGGGGACCTGGTCCGGCAGGTGTGCAAGGGACCTGTACAGGGCTGGCTGCGTGGAGAGCTGCGGGGCCACTGTGGTCTCTTCCCCGAGTGCCTGGTGCAG gagatcccagagACTCTGCGCGGCGTTGGGGACGCGCCGAGACCGCGCTGTGCGCGCCGCCGAG GTCGCCCCTACAAATCTCCGGGCCCCCAAAGATGGTGCAAAGTGAACTTCAGCTACAGCCCGGAGCAGGCGGACGAGCTGAAGCTGCAAGCGGGGGAGATTGTGGAAGTGATAAAGGAG attGAGGACGGATGGTGGCTGGGGAAGAAGAACGGGCACCTGGGAGCCTTCCCGTCCAACTTTGTGGAGTTGCTGGACAGTGGGCCCCCAA GCCTTGGTAACCCACACAAGCCTTCAGTCAGCCTTGATCCCCAGAGACCTCCCAAG CTGAGCAGCCTGACCTATGACAGCCCTCCAGATTACCTGCGGACCG TTTCCCACCCTGAGACATACAGAGTCCTGTTTGACTACCATCCTGAGGCCCCAGACGAGTTGGCGCTTCGGAGGGGGGACGAAGTGAAAGTACTCAGGAAG ACCACAGAGGATAAGGGCTGGTGGGAAGGAGAGTCTCAAGGCAGAAGAGGAGTCTTCCCAGATAACTTtgttctccccccacccccg ATCAAGAAGCTGGCCCCACGGAAAGTGGTATCCCGGGAGTCAG CTCCTATTAAGGAACTCAAAAAGATGATGCCCAAAACAGCCTTCCCTACTGTCAAGAAGCTGGTGACAGCCCCCACTGGGCCCAGCAAAGCCAA GCCATCTTGGACACCCAGTGGAGACGGTCAGAAGCGCCCGTCCCGAAACTCCA GGCCTGCTCTCACAGGCTCCAGTGGCAGCTTCCTCAGTGGGGGTCCAGGCCACCCTGGCAGAAGGCGATCCAAAATCCAGGCTTCCCAGCAACGCTCTGCAGCCAATCAG GGCGAAGAGCAGAGCAGCCTCACAAAGGCCCCTCATGTGAATAAAACTCTGACTCTGGACAAGGCCCCTTGCCCAGAGAATACCCCGTCTCTGGACAAGGCCCCCGGCCCAGAGGAGACCCCGTCTCTGGACAAGGCCCCCGGCCAAGAGAAGACCCCATCTCTGGACAAGGCCCCCGGCCCAGAGGAGACCCCGTCTCTGGACAAGGCCCCCGGCCCAGAGGAGACCCCATCTCAGGACAAGGCCCCCGGCCCAGAGGAGACCCCATCTCAGGACAAGGCCCCCCGCCCAGAGGAGACCCCGTCTCTGGACAAGGCCCCCGGCCCAGAGGAGACCCCATCTCAGGACAAGGCCCCCGGCCCAGAGGAGACCCCGTCTCAGGACAAGGCCCCCAGCCCAGAGGAAACCTTGACTCCAGATAAGGTCGCTACCTTAGAGGAAACTCCAGCTCTGGAGGACGACACCCCCAGCCCAGACAGGGTCTTCTCTGTGCACGAAGCCCCAGCCTCAGAAGTCCCACCTGAAGATGGAGCCCCTCATCCAAAGATGGCCCCTCTTGAGGACGAGGCCTCCACCCTAGGCAAGTTCTTGACCCAGGAGCAGGTGCTCTCTGAAGGGGCCTCCACCAGAGACAACACTCAGTTGTATCACTTCTCTTCAGAGGAAGCCCTGCCAAATGCCAGGTCTCTTGAGGCTGGTGAGGCTCAGTCCCAAGAGGAGTTCCACATGCCAGAGGAGCCCTCCCTCTGCGTGGGGAAACATCCCCTGGATAAAAGGGACAGCTCCCCTCTccagtgtgagtccaagtccaaGCCAGGGTCCATGCCTGCCCTTGAGAAGGCCCACCCCCAGGAAGAGGCTGCCATCCTCCTGGGGGAGGCGCCTGTGAAGGATGAGACTACCCCCAAAGAGGAGAAGGCTCCCAAAGAAGAGGTACCCCCGGAAGAGGAAGTACCCCCCAAAGAAGTAACCCCTGCTCAGAAGAATTCACATCCTATCATGCTGACTCCAGAGCCCCGAGTGACCTCCACACTCCACTCCTTGGTCCTGCAAAGTCCCACAGACAGCGAAAGTGACAGAGACGACATAAAGAAGCTAAAGAACGAGGTGGAAGCTTTAAGGGGGTTGCTGGAGCTGATGGGGGTGCAGCTGGA AAAGAAGCTGACCGACATCTGGAAGGAGCTGAAGAGCGAGAGGGAGAAACGCCAGTTGCTGgag GTTCTGGTGAAGCGGAGGACTCAGGAGTCCCGGACCCGGGACTCCATCCACGTGCAGACGCAGACGCACTAA
- the SH3D21 gene encoding SH3 domain-containing protein 21 isoform X4, with product MVQSELQLQPGAGGRAEAASGGDCGSDKGGLGNPHKPSVSLDPQRPPKLSSLTYDSPPDYLRTVSHPETYRVLFDYHPEAPDELALRRGDEVKVLRKTTEDKGWWEGESQGRRGVFPDNFVLPPPPIKKLAPRKVVSRESAPIKELKKMMPKTAFPTVKKLVTAPTGPSKAKPSWTPSGDGQKRPSRNSSSSGSFLSGGPGHPGRRRSKIQASQQRSAANQGEEQSSLTKAPHVNKTLTLDKAPCPENTPSLDKAPGPEETPSLDKAPGQEKTPSLDKAPGPEETPSLDKAPGPEETPSQDKAPGPEETPSQDKAPRPEETPSLDKAPGPEETPSQDKAPGPEETPSQDKAPSPEETLTPDKVATLEETPALEDDTPSPDRVFSVHEAPASEVPPEDGAPHPKMAPLEDEASTLGKFLTQEQVLSEGASTRDNTQLYHFSSEEALPNARSLEAGEAQSQEEFHMPEEPSLCVGKHPLDKRDSSPLQCESKSKPGSMPALEKAHPQEEAAILLGEAPVKDETTPKEEKAPKEEVPPEEEVPPKEVTPAQKNSHPIMLTPEPRVTSTLHSLVLQSPTDSESDRDDIKKLKNEVEALRGLLELMGVQLEKKLTDIWKELKSEREKRQLLEVLVKRRTQESRTRDSIHVQTQTH from the exons ATGGTGCAAAGTGAACTTCAGCTACAGCCCGGAGCAGGCGGACGAGCTGAAGCTGCAAGCGGGGGAGATTGTGGAAGTGATAAAGGAG GCCTTGGTAACCCACACAAGCCTTCAGTCAGCCTTGATCCCCAGAGACCTCCCAAG CTGAGCAGCCTGACCTATGACAGCCCTCCAGATTACCTGCGGACCG TTTCCCACCCTGAGACATACAGAGTCCTGTTTGACTACCATCCTGAGGCCCCAGACGAGTTGGCGCTTCGGAGGGGGGACGAAGTGAAAGTACTCAGGAAG ACCACAGAGGATAAGGGCTGGTGGGAAGGAGAGTCTCAAGGCAGAAGAGGAGTCTTCCCAGATAACTTtgttctccccccacccccg ATCAAGAAGCTGGCCCCACGGAAAGTGGTATCCCGGGAGTCAG CTCCTATTAAGGAACTCAAAAAGATGATGCCCAAAACAGCCTTCCCTACTGTCAAGAAGCTGGTGACAGCCCCCACTGGGCCCAGCAAAGCCAA GCCATCTTGGACACCCAGTGGAGACGGTCAGAAGCGCCCGTCCCGAAACTCCA GCTCCAGTGGCAGCTTCCTCAGTGGGGGTCCAGGCCACCCTGGCAGAAGGCGATCCAAAATCCAGGCTTCCCAGCAACGCTCTGCAGCCAATCAG GGCGAAGAGCAGAGCAGCCTCACAAAGGCCCCTCATGTGAATAAAACTCTGACTCTGGACAAGGCCCCTTGCCCAGAGAATACCCCGTCTCTGGACAAGGCCCCCGGCCCAGAGGAGACCCCGTCTCTGGACAAGGCCCCCGGCCAAGAGAAGACCCCATCTCTGGACAAGGCCCCCGGCCCAGAGGAGACCCCGTCTCTGGACAAGGCCCCCGGCCCAGAGGAGACCCCATCTCAGGACAAGGCCCCCGGCCCAGAGGAGACCCCATCTCAGGACAAGGCCCCCCGCCCAGAGGAGACCCCGTCTCTGGACAAGGCCCCCGGCCCAGAGGAGACCCCATCTCAGGACAAGGCCCCCGGCCCAGAGGAGACCCCGTCTCAGGACAAGGCCCCCAGCCCAGAGGAAACCTTGACTCCAGATAAGGTCGCTACCTTAGAGGAAACTCCAGCTCTGGAGGACGACACCCCCAGCCCAGACAGGGTCTTCTCTGTGCACGAAGCCCCAGCCTCAGAAGTCCCACCTGAAGATGGAGCCCCTCATCCAAAGATGGCCCCTCTTGAGGACGAGGCCTCCACCCTAGGCAAGTTCTTGACCCAGGAGCAGGTGCTCTCTGAAGGGGCCTCCACCAGAGACAACACTCAGTTGTATCACTTCTCTTCAGAGGAAGCCCTGCCAAATGCCAGGTCTCTTGAGGCTGGTGAGGCTCAGTCCCAAGAGGAGTTCCACATGCCAGAGGAGCCCTCCCTCTGCGTGGGGAAACATCCCCTGGATAAAAGGGACAGCTCCCCTCTccagtgtgagtccaagtccaaGCCAGGGTCCATGCCTGCCCTTGAGAAGGCCCACCCCCAGGAAGAGGCTGCCATCCTCCTGGGGGAGGCGCCTGTGAAGGATGAGACTACCCCCAAAGAGGAGAAGGCTCCCAAAGAAGAGGTACCCCCGGAAGAGGAAGTACCCCCCAAAGAAGTAACCCCTGCTCAGAAGAATTCACATCCTATCATGCTGACTCCAGAGCCCCGAGTGACCTCCACACTCCACTCCTTGGTCCTGCAAAGTCCCACAGACAGCGAAAGTGACAGAGACGACATAAAGAAGCTAAAGAACGAGGTGGAAGCTTTAAGGGGGTTGCTGGAGCTGATGGGGGTGCAGCTGGA AAAGAAGCTGACCGACATCTGGAAGGAGCTGAAGAGCGAGAGGGAGAAACGCCAGTTGCTGgag GTTCTGGTGAAGCGGAGGACTCAGGAGTCCCGGACCCGGGACTCCATCCACGTGCAGACGCAGACGCACTAA
- the SH3D21 gene encoding SH3 domain-containing protein 21 isoform X2, which produces MEVLVLAGYRAQKDDELSLAPGDLVRQVCKGPVQGWLRGELRGHCGLFPECLVQEIPETLRGVGDAPRPRCARRRGRPYKSPGPQRWCKVNFSYSPEQADELKLQAGEIVEVIKEIEDGWWLGKKNGHLGAFPSNFVELLDSGPPSLGNPHKPSVSLDPQRPPKLSSLTYDSPPDYLRTVSHPETYRVLFDYHPEAPDELALRRGDEVKVLRKTTEDKGWWEGESQGRRGVFPDNFVLPPPPIKKLAPRKVVSRESAPIKELKKMMPKTAFPTVKKLVTAPTGPSKAKPSWTPSGDGQKRPSRNSSSSGSFLSGGPGHPGRRRSKIQASQQRSAANQGEEQSSLTKAPHVNKTLTLDKAPCPENTPSLDKAPGPEETPSLDKAPGQEKTPSLDKAPGPEETPSLDKAPGPEETPSQDKAPGPEETPSQDKAPRPEETPSLDKAPGPEETPSQDKAPGPEETPSQDKAPSPEETLTPDKVATLEETPALEDDTPSPDRVFSVHEAPASEVPPEDGAPHPKMAPLEDEASTLGKFLTQEQVLSEGASTRDNTQLYHFSSEEALPNARSLEAGEAQSQEEFHMPEEPSLCVGKHPLDKRDSSPLQCESKSKPGSMPALEKAHPQEEAAILLGEAPVKDETTPKEEKAPKEEVPPEEEVPPKEVTPAQKNSHPIMLTPEPRVTSTLHSLVLQSPTDSESDRDDIKKLKNEVEALRGLLELMGVQLEKKLTDIWKELKSEREKRQLLEVLVKRRTQESRTRDSIHVQTQTH; this is translated from the exons ATGG AGGTGCTGGTCCTGGCCGGATATCGCGCGCAGAAGGACGACGAGCTGAGCCTGGCGCCCGGGGACCTGGTCCGGCAGGTGTGCAAGGGACCTGTACAGGGCTGGCTGCGTGGAGAGCTGCGGGGCCACTGTGGTCTCTTCCCCGAGTGCCTGGTGCAG gagatcccagagACTCTGCGCGGCGTTGGGGACGCGCCGAGACCGCGCTGTGCGCGCCGCCGAG GTCGCCCCTACAAATCTCCGGGCCCCCAAAGATGGTGCAAAGTGAACTTCAGCTACAGCCCGGAGCAGGCGGACGAGCTGAAGCTGCAAGCGGGGGAGATTGTGGAAGTGATAAAGGAG attGAGGACGGATGGTGGCTGGGGAAGAAGAACGGGCACCTGGGAGCCTTCCCGTCCAACTTTGTGGAGTTGCTGGACAGTGGGCCCCCAA GCCTTGGTAACCCACACAAGCCTTCAGTCAGCCTTGATCCCCAGAGACCTCCCAAG CTGAGCAGCCTGACCTATGACAGCCCTCCAGATTACCTGCGGACCG TTTCCCACCCTGAGACATACAGAGTCCTGTTTGACTACCATCCTGAGGCCCCAGACGAGTTGGCGCTTCGGAGGGGGGACGAAGTGAAAGTACTCAGGAAG ACCACAGAGGATAAGGGCTGGTGGGAAGGAGAGTCTCAAGGCAGAAGAGGAGTCTTCCCAGATAACTTtgttctccccccacccccg ATCAAGAAGCTGGCCCCACGGAAAGTGGTATCCCGGGAGTCAG CTCCTATTAAGGAACTCAAAAAGATGATGCCCAAAACAGCCTTCCCTACTGTCAAGAAGCTGGTGACAGCCCCCACTGGGCCCAGCAAAGCCAA GCCATCTTGGACACCCAGTGGAGACGGTCAGAAGCGCCCGTCCCGAAACTCCA GCTCCAGTGGCAGCTTCCTCAGTGGGGGTCCAGGCCACCCTGGCAGAAGGCGATCCAAAATCCAGGCTTCCCAGCAACGCTCTGCAGCCAATCAG GGCGAAGAGCAGAGCAGCCTCACAAAGGCCCCTCATGTGAATAAAACTCTGACTCTGGACAAGGCCCCTTGCCCAGAGAATACCCCGTCTCTGGACAAGGCCCCCGGCCCAGAGGAGACCCCGTCTCTGGACAAGGCCCCCGGCCAAGAGAAGACCCCATCTCTGGACAAGGCCCCCGGCCCAGAGGAGACCCCGTCTCTGGACAAGGCCCCCGGCCCAGAGGAGACCCCATCTCAGGACAAGGCCCCCGGCCCAGAGGAGACCCCATCTCAGGACAAGGCCCCCCGCCCAGAGGAGACCCCGTCTCTGGACAAGGCCCCCGGCCCAGAGGAGACCCCATCTCAGGACAAGGCCCCCGGCCCAGAGGAGACCCCGTCTCAGGACAAGGCCCCCAGCCCAGAGGAAACCTTGACTCCAGATAAGGTCGCTACCTTAGAGGAAACTCCAGCTCTGGAGGACGACACCCCCAGCCCAGACAGGGTCTTCTCTGTGCACGAAGCCCCAGCCTCAGAAGTCCCACCTGAAGATGGAGCCCCTCATCCAAAGATGGCCCCTCTTGAGGACGAGGCCTCCACCCTAGGCAAGTTCTTGACCCAGGAGCAGGTGCTCTCTGAAGGGGCCTCCACCAGAGACAACACTCAGTTGTATCACTTCTCTTCAGAGGAAGCCCTGCCAAATGCCAGGTCTCTTGAGGCTGGTGAGGCTCAGTCCCAAGAGGAGTTCCACATGCCAGAGGAGCCCTCCCTCTGCGTGGGGAAACATCCCCTGGATAAAAGGGACAGCTCCCCTCTccagtgtgagtccaagtccaaGCCAGGGTCCATGCCTGCCCTTGAGAAGGCCCACCCCCAGGAAGAGGCTGCCATCCTCCTGGGGGAGGCGCCTGTGAAGGATGAGACTACCCCCAAAGAGGAGAAGGCTCCCAAAGAAGAGGTACCCCCGGAAGAGGAAGTACCCCCCAAAGAAGTAACCCCTGCTCAGAAGAATTCACATCCTATCATGCTGACTCCAGAGCCCCGAGTGACCTCCACACTCCACTCCTTGGTCCTGCAAAGTCCCACAGACAGCGAAAGTGACAGAGACGACATAAAGAAGCTAAAGAACGAGGTGGAAGCTTTAAGGGGGTTGCTGGAGCTGATGGGGGTGCAGCTGGA AAAGAAGCTGACCGACATCTGGAAGGAGCTGAAGAGCGAGAGGGAGAAACGCCAGTTGCTGgag GTTCTGGTGAAGCGGAGGACTCAGGAGTCCCGGACCCGGGACTCCATCCACGTGCAGACGCAGACGCACTAA
- the EVA1B gene encoding protein eva-1 homolog B, producing the protein MDAPRRDMELLSNSLAAYAHIRANPESFGLYFVLGVCFGLLLTLCLLVISISCAPHPRPRGPAPRRDPRSSTLEAEDDDDDEDDDEDTVTRLGPDDTLPGPELSAEPDGPLSVNVFTSAEELERAQRLEERERILREIWRTGQPDLLGTGTLGPSPTGTGTLGRMHYY; encoded by the exons ATGGATGCCCCCCGAAGGGACATGGAGTTGCTCAGCAACAGCCTGGCGGCCTACGCACACATCCGCG CTAACCCGGAGAGCTTTGGCCTCTACTTCGTGCTGGGCGTCTGTTTTGGCCTGCTGCTCACCCTGTGCCTACTAGTCATCAGCATCTCCTGCGCACCCCACCCACGGCCCCGGGGCCCCGCTCCGCGCCGGGACCCCCGAAGCAGCACCCTGGAGGCCGAGGACGACGACGACGACGAGGACGACGACGAGGACACCGTGACGCGCCTGGGGCCTGACGACACGCTGCCGGGCCCCGAGCTATCTGCGGAGCCCGATGGGCCCCTGAGCGTCAATGTCTTCACGTCAGCGGAGGAGCTGGAGCGGGCGCAGCGGCTGGAGGAGCGGGAACGGATCCTGCGGGAGATCTGGCGTACGGGACAGCCGGACCTGCTGGGCACTGGCACGCTGGGGCCCAGCCCCACGGGCACAGGCACCCTGGGCCGCATGCACTATTACTAA